A single genomic interval of Roseomonas aeriglobus harbors:
- a CDS encoding DUF1398 family protein, translating into MDVEALAAAERCTAGSDAGTMAFPEVIAAMIASGLERYHADLVRAEKIWFLPDGRSQTLTCDPLIVPPAMPFDAAGVAAAVRDAQAGAINYHGFCAAIATAGCVGYLVSIPGRRVVYYGRTAETHVELFPD; encoded by the coding sequence ATGGACGTAGAGGCATTGGCGGCAGCCGAGCGCTGCACGGCGGGCTCGGATGCCGGCACGATGGCCTTCCCGGAAGTCATCGCTGCGATGATCGCAAGCGGTCTCGAGCGGTATCACGCCGATCTGGTGCGGGCCGAGAAGATTTGGTTTCTGCCCGATGGTCGTTCGCAGACGCTGACCTGCGACCCGCTGATTGTCCCTCCGGCCATGCCCTTCGACGCCGCTGGCGTGGCGGCAGCCGTGCGAGACGCGCAGGCGGGGGCGATCAATTACCACGGCTTTTGTGCGGCGATCGCTACGGCGGGGTGCGTCGGCTATCTCGTGTCCATCCCCGGACGCCGGGTCGTCTATTATGGGCGGACCGCCGAAAC